The following DNA comes from Halalkaliarchaeum sp. AArc-CO.
ACGACCGGCCGAATCCAGGTGAAGTTCGAGAAAGACGAGATGGACGACGAGCTCGTCGAGACGGGGCTGTCCGTCTCCCGGGAGTCGGTCGTCGCGGTCACCGGCGGCGTCGAGGAGGAGTCCCGGGCGCCGACCGGCGTGGAGGTCGTCCCCGACTCGATCGAGGTGATCGCACCCGCGGACACCGACCTCCCGCTGGACCCGTCGGGCAAGGTCGACGCCGAACTCTCGACCCGGCTGGACAACCGGACGCTGGACCTTCGCAAACCCGACGTGAAGGCGATCTTCGAGGTGCGCGCGGAGATCCTCCGGGCCGCCCGCGAGGAGCTGCGCTCGGTCGGCTGTACCGAGATCAACACACCGAAGATCGTCGCCACCGGCACCGAGGGCGGCACGGAGCTGTTCCCGATCACCTACTTCGGCGAGGAGGCGTTTATGAACCAGTCGCCCCAGCTGTTCAAGCAGTTGATGGTCGGCTCCGGGCTCGAGCGCGTCTTCGAGATCGGTCCGATCTTCCGGGCCGAAGAGCACAACACGCCACGGCACCTCAACGAGGCGACTTCGATCGACTTCGAGGGCGCCTTCTGTGACCACTCGGACGCGATGGACGTCTGCGAGTCGGTCGTTACGGGCGTCTACGAGTCGGTCGCGGAGAACTGCACCGAGCAGCTGGAGGCGCTCGGGATCGCCGACGAGTTCTCGGTTCCAGACGGGGAGTTCCCCCGGCTGACCTACGAGGAGGCGATCGAGCGGATCAACGCCACCGGCGCGCTCGACGAGCAACTCGTGTGGGGCGACGACCTGCCGACGGAAGGCGAGCACGCGCTCGGCGAGGAGGTCGGCGGCCACTACTTCATCACGGACTGGCCCTCCGAGATCAAGCCGTTCTACATCAAAGACTACGACGACGACGAGACCGTCTCGACGGGCTTCGACCTGATGCACCCGCGGATGGAGCTCGTCTCGGGCGGGCAGCGCGAACACCGCCACGACCGTCTCATCGAAGGGTTCCAGCAGCAGGGGCTCGACCCCGAGGAGTTCGAATACTACACGAAGATGTTCAAGTATGGGATGCCCCCGCACGCCGGCTGGGGACTGGGCGGCGAGCGTCTGGTGATGACCCTCCTGGATCTGGACAACATCCGCGAGGCCGTCATCTTCCCGCGCGACCGACAGCGCCTCTCGCCGTGAGAGGGGACGGCAGTGAGACGACGAAGCGATGACGAGACCGACGGCCTCGACGGCGTTCGCCCCGGGACACGTTACTGCGTTTTTTAGCATTCACCGGGGCGAATCACCGTCTGCGTCCGGCTCGCGGGGCGCGGGCCTTGCACTTTCCGAAGGGGTCACCGCGACCGTGCGCCCGGCAGCGGATAAAAACGAGAGGAAAACTCAGATCCGCCTGAACGGAACGCGGGTGACGATCGAGGCGGTCGAACACGTCCTCGCGGAGCTCGGCGTCACGGCCCGAGTTCGACTCGAGACGCCGCTGCCGCCGGGGGCCGGCTTCGGCGTTTCGGGCGCCGCGGCGCTCGCGACGGCGCTTTCGGCGAACCACGAGTTCGGCTGCGGGCGGACCGAAAACGAGCTCGTCGGAATCGCCCACGCCGCCGACGTCGAAGCGGGGACCGGCCTGGGGGACGTGGTCGCACAGGCTCGCGGCGGGATTCCGATCCGGGTGGAGCCCGGCGCTCCCGGCTACGGCAGCCTCGACGGGATCCCGGACTGCCGACGCGTCGAGTACGTCACCTTCGGCGAGCTGTCGACGCCGGACGTGCTCTCGGGGGAGACGGAGGCGCTGTCTGCGGCCGGCGAGTGCGCACTCACTGGGCTGTTGGACGATCCAACCGTCGAGACACTGCTGGCGGAGGGGCGCCGCTTCACTCGCGAGATCGGCGTCGCGGCCCCCGAGGTCGCGGAGGCGATCGACGCGGTCGACGACGCCGGGGGGGAGGCGTCGATGGCGATGCTGGGTCGGAGCGTCTTCGCGCTCGGGACGGGGTTGACCGACGCCGGCTACGATCCGACGATCTGTCGGACGCATTCGGCGGGCGCGACACTCGAGCCCGAGTAGCAACCTCCCGTGTCCGCTGTCCGACCGCCGGAGGACTACGCCCCGTCGTCGGCGAACGATCCGGTTCTGATCGTCCGTTCGGCCGCCTCGAGCGCGTCTTCGGGGTCGAACTCCCGGACGATCGCCTCGAGTTCCTCCCGCGGTCGGTCCCGCAACGCCCGCGCGTGCCGGGTCACATTCGGCACCGCCCGGAGGACGTTGTCGACGATCGGAACGTCGGCGACCCGGGCGGATCGGGAGCCGGGGTTCAGGTCGATCACGATCTCCGTTTTGCTCAGGTCCGAAAGCGCGGCGGCCCGGTCGCCGTCCTCCAGCGGGACGAGGACGACGTCGGCGGCGGCGATGCCGTCGGCGTCGACTTTCGCCCGTTCGTGTGCAAGTCCCGGAATCCGAGCGTCCGCCGCGAGGCCCTTCACCTCCGTCGCACCGTGTTCCCGGAGGTAGTCGGCGATCGCCTGCATGCGCTCGGCCGTCCGGTTGAACAGGTTCACCTCGAGGTCGGCGTCGACGACGTCGGCGAGTTCGACGATTTCGCCGGGGACCAGGGCTGCGACGTTTCCGTTGACCGAAAGCACCGGCCGGTCGGCGAGAAGCAGGTGGGCGGCGGCCGCCCGGGCGGCCAGATCGGCACTCTCGATCGTGCGTTCGCCAAGCAGGTAGTCGAACGCCTCGCCGCGGCCCTGGGCGATGAGCCCCTGGCGACTCGTGATCCCCCGCTCGACGCCCCCCTCGATCCGGTGACGGGTCACGAGCGACTCGTATCTGGGGTGGTCCTCGGGGATTTCTACGTCTGTCACGGCGGAACGTTTGCCCCCGACGTACAAGGGGTTTGCTGGACGGCGCGAACGACTCCGGCTCGCGGTTCCAGCCGGTAGTGTGCGGTTTTCATCGCTTCGACGGACGGTTTTTATTGTGGTGCCCGATATGCCACCAGTATGTACGAACGAGCGTCCGCCGTGGACGTGTACCGGCAAGCGCTTCCAGTGATCGTCGTCAGCCTCGTTGCCGGACTGTTCGCAGGGACGATACTCGGGAGCGAACCGATGCGCGCCGGAATCGAAAGCGTCCCCGGGATCCTCGTTTTGCTCCCTGCGTTTCTGGCGACCCGGGGCGGCGTCTACGGCTCGCTGGGCGCACGACTCTCCAGCGGTCTCCATCAGGGGGTCATCGAACCACGGTTTACCTTCGACCGGCGTCTCTCGAACGCCGTCGTCGCTTCCTTTATCAACGGGATGGTCGTCTCCGTGTTCATCGCGGTCGTGGCGTTTCTCGTCCTCTGGATCGCCGGCGGGGGTGGAAACTTGTTGCAGCTGGTCGGAATCATGATCGTCGCGGGCTTTCTGTCCGCGGTTCTCATGCTGTCTACGCTCGTTACGGTCGTCTTCGTCGGCTACCGGCGAGGCCTCGATCCTGACAACATCGTGGGACCGCTGGTCACGACGCTCGGCGACGTGTTCGGCGTCGTCTTCCTTTTGGTCGCCATCTATCTCGTGGGGCTGTTCCTATGAGCGACGACTATGCGGGCGACGACCTCACGGGGCTGAGTGACTCGCTGGGGGAACTCTACGAGAAGTTCTCCGAGGAGGACCACCCGGCCGACCAGCTCGCCCCGAAACCGATCGACCACGACTGGCAGATCAAACCGATGGTGCTGACGATGGTGCCGCTGCTCGCCGGGCTGTCCGTCCTCCAGATGGTTTCGGGCTCCGTTCTCGAATCGTTCGAGGAGGTCCTGCTCGCGAACCCGGCGCTTTTGATCCTGGTTCCCGTCCAGATCGGAACCGCCGGCAACCTCGGATCGATCATGTGTTCCCGGCTGTCGACACAGTTGCATCTGGGAACCTTCGAGTTCGCGGTCGACAACCCGTCGATCCGGTCGAACTCAGGAGCGATCATCGGGCTGGGGGTCACCGTTTTCGCGCTTGTCGGCGTCGCCGCCTGGGCGATCGGTCGCGCTCTCGGAGGGACGCTCGGGCTCGTGGAGGTGCTCACGATCTCTCTGGTCAGCGGAACGCTCCTTGCCGTCTTCGTCGTCGTCGTGAGCCTGATCGCCGTCTCGACGTCCTATCGACTGGGGTACAACCCCGACGACACGACGATCCCGGTCGTGACGAACGTCTGTGACATCACGGGGGTTCTGATCCTCTTTGCGGTCATTACGGTCGTCCTTTGATATCCTGCCTGTCAACTGCGGCGCCGTCACTGCTGACTCTCGCAGTCGGCTCCGCGTCGGTCCGCCGTAGCACTCACTCTTAACCGGTCGCGGACGAACTACGCGACATGGAAGAGATCGCCTACCGCTCCCGGAACGTCAGGGAGACACTCGTCGAGCTGAAGAACATCTCGGAGCTGTCGGTCGATCTGGGGTATGCAGCTGCTCTCTACGACTATCCGCTGTTGGCAGAGGAGGTCCTCGAGCTGGAGGCCCGTGCCGACTCCCTGCAGTATCCCGCGAAGATCGCGTTGATGCTGGCGGCAAAACGCTCTTCGGACGCCGAGCAGCTGGTCGGGATCGTCCAGGTCGTCGAGGCCGCGGTCGGGATCACGAACGCGGCGGCCGACATCGCTGCGATCGTGACAAACGACATCGGTCTCCCGACGGAGGTCCGGGGATCCCTCCCGACTGCAGACGAAGTTCTCCTGAAAGCGACGGTCGGCGCGGACAGCGAGGCGGCCGGACGAACGCTCGGGGACCTGTCGTTCGAGACGGAGGCGGGTGTAAGCGCGATCGCGATCCGTCGCGGGAACGGGTGGAATATCGATCCGAACGAGGAGGCGATCCTCGAGGTCGGGGACGTCGTCATCGGACGTGGTCCGGAGGCGGGCGTGCGGACAGTCCGAGAGATGCTAACCGGCGATCCCGACGCCACCGGGGATCGACACAGTGACGACGTCGACGAGCTCGGCCGCGCCGCCGACATGCTCGTCGATCTGAAGGACATCTCCGAGCTTGCGGTCGGGCTCGCCTACGCAGCGGTGCTTTTCGACGACGACCAGCTCGCCGCGGAGGTGCGCGACCTGGAACGCCAGTCGGACGCGCTGAAAAACGAGGTCGAAACGCTGGTGATCGAGGCGGGCGACCGGGTGAGCGAACCCGCCAGCCTCCGGGGACTGCTCCATCTTGCGACGGCCTCGGAAGCGATCTGTGACGCGGCGATCCGGATCGCAGACATCGTGTTGCGGGACGGCAGTGTCCA
Coding sequences within:
- a CDS encoding magnesium transporter; protein product: MYERASAVDVYRQALPVIVVSLVAGLFAGTILGSEPMRAGIESVPGILVLLPAFLATRGGVYGSLGARLSSGLHQGVIEPRFTFDRRLSNAVVASFINGMVVSVFIAVVAFLVLWIAGGGGNLLQLVGIMIVAGFLSAVLMLSTLVTVVFVGYRRGLDPDNIVGPLVTTLGDVFGVVFLLVAIYLVGLFL
- a CDS encoding 4-phosphopantoate--beta-alanine ligase codes for the protein MTDVEIPEDHPRYESLVTRHRIEGGVERGITSRQGLIAQGRGEAFDYLLGERTIESADLAARAAAAHLLLADRPVLSVNGNVAALVPGEIVELADVVDADLEVNLFNRTAERMQAIADYLREHGATEVKGLAADARIPGLAHERAKVDADGIAAADVVLVPLEDGDRAAALSDLSKTEIVIDLNPGSRSARVADVPIVDNVLRAVPNVTRHARALRDRPREELEAIVREFDPEDALEAAERTIRTGSFADDGA
- a CDS encoding TrkA C-terminal domain-containing protein, giving the protein MEEIAYRSRNVRETLVELKNISELSVDLGYAAALYDYPLLAEEVLELEARADSLQYPAKIALMLAAKRSSDAEQLVGIVQVVEAAVGITNAAADIAAIVTNDIGLPTEVRGSLPTADEVLLKATVGADSEAAGRTLGDLSFETEAGVSAIAIRRGNGWNIDPNEEAILEVGDVVIGRGPEAGVRTVREMLTGDPDATGDRHSDDVDELGRAADMLVDLKDISELAVGLAYAAVLFDDDQLAAEVRDLERQSDALKNEVETLVIEAGDRVSEPASLRGLLHLATASEAICDAAIRIADIVLRDGSVHPVFGQAIGDSDELITTTAVEPGSTLAGETLGGVELEEATGVAIMAIHRGNNWILAPTGETQLFADDVLIARGPEDGANTVREWARE
- a CDS encoding magnesium transporter, whose amino-acid sequence is MSDDYAGDDLTGLSDSLGELYEKFSEEDHPADQLAPKPIDHDWQIKPMVLTMVPLLAGLSVLQMVSGSVLESFEEVLLANPALLILVPVQIGTAGNLGSIMCSRLSTQLHLGTFEFAVDNPSIRSNSGAIIGLGVTVFALVGVAAWAIGRALGGTLGLVEVLTISLVSGTLLAVFVVVVSLIAVSTSYRLGYNPDDTTIPVVTNVCDITGVLILFAVITVVL
- the aspS gene encoding aspartate--tRNA(Asn) ligase, which translates into the protein MQDRTYAADAEPGSRATVAGWVHEIRDLGGIAFLILRDTTGRIQVKFEKDEMDDELVETGLSVSRESVVAVTGGVEEESRAPTGVEVVPDSIEVIAPADTDLPLDPSGKVDAELSTRLDNRTLDLRKPDVKAIFEVRAEILRAAREELRSVGCTEINTPKIVATGTEGGTELFPITYFGEEAFMNQSPQLFKQLMVGSGLERVFEIGPIFRAEEHNTPRHLNEATSIDFEGAFCDHSDAMDVCESVVTGVYESVAENCTEQLEALGIADEFSVPDGEFPRLTYEEAIERINATGALDEQLVWGDDLPTEGEHALGEEVGGHYFITDWPSEIKPFYIKDYDDDETVSTGFDLMHPRMELVSGGQREHRHDRLIEGFQQQGLDPEEFEYYTKMFKYGMPPHAGWGLGGERLVMTLLDLDNIREAVIFPRDRQRLSP
- a CDS encoding pantoate kinase, yielding MTRPTASTAFAPGHVTAFFSIHRGESPSASGSRGAGLALSEGVTATVRPAADKNERKTQIRLNGTRVTIEAVEHVLAELGVTARVRLETPLPPGAGFGVSGAAALATALSANHEFGCGRTENELVGIAHAADVEAGTGLGDVVAQARGGIPIRVEPGAPGYGSLDGIPDCRRVEYVTFGELSTPDVLSGETEALSAAGECALTGLLDDPTVETLLAEGRRFTREIGVAAPEVAEAIDAVDDAGGEASMAMLGRSVFALGTGLTDAGYDPTICRTHSAGATLEPE